A single region of the Streptococcus macedonicus ACA-DC 198 genome encodes:
- a CDS encoding Rhodanese-like domain protein, whose translation MIKTITTRELQEKISKKKLHLLDVREKVEYAMGHVPTAVNLPLSEFVSSYQTLDKDKVYHIICQSGSRSEQAAVFLSQQGYQVVNVAGGTSAWIGVLEY comes from the coding sequence ATGATTAAAACAATTACAACTAGAGAATTACAAGAAAAAATAAGCAAAAAGAAGCTGCATTTGCTTGATGTTCGTGAGAAAGTAGAATACGCCATGGGACATGTGCCAACAGCGGTTAATCTACCTTTAAGCGAATTTGTATCAAGCTACCAAACACTTGATAAGGATAAGGTTTATCATATCATTTGCCAAAGTGGCTCACGTTCTGAACAGGCAGCAGTTTTCTTATCTCAACAAGGCTATCAAGTTGTCAATGTCGCAGGTGGCACATCTGCTTGGATAGGAGTATTGGAATACTAA
- a CDS encoding HD domain protein has product MIDKNNMLQNAEKFVYDKLHTDTSGHDWWHVVRVRNTAHELAEKEGADQFICELAALLHDMADDKLNANPEQALTELKAWLMQQELSEEAIEHIIQIITTMSFKGSGQSVPPTLEGKIVQDADRLDAIGAIGIARCMVYSGSKGRPIHDPSKVARDNLSLEDYRNGQDTVIMHFYEKLLKLKELMNTAYARKMAEHRHKVLEDFLTEFYAEWDGKL; this is encoded by the coding sequence ATGATTGATAAGAATAATATGTTACAAAATGCAGAAAAGTTTGTTTATGATAAATTGCATACAGATACCAGTGGACATGATTGGTGGCATGTGGTGCGCGTGAGAAATACAGCGCATGAGTTGGCAGAAAAAGAAGGAGCAGACCAGTTTATTTGTGAATTGGCAGCGTTGCTTCATGATATGGCAGATGATAAGTTAAATGCTAATCCCGAGCAAGCTTTGACAGAGCTGAAAGCTTGGCTAATGCAACAAGAACTATCAGAAGAAGCTATTGAGCACATTATCCAAATTATCACGACCATGTCATTCAAAGGAAGTGGTCAAAGTGTTCCGCCAACTTTGGAAGGTAAGATTGTGCAAGATGCAGACCGTTTAGATGCCATTGGTGCAATTGGAATAGCGCGGTGTATGGTTTATTCGGGAAGCAAGGGACGTCCGATTCATGACCCAAGTAAGGTGGCACGTGACAATCTTAGTTTAGAAGATTATCGCAACGGGCAAGATACGGTAATCATGCATTTTTACGAAAAGTTACTCAAACTTAAAGAGTTGATGAATACGGCTTATGCTAGAAAAATGGCAGAGCACCGTCACAAAGTTTTAGAAGATTTTTTAACAGAATTTTACGCAGAATGGGACGGCAAGTTATAG